The Cardiocondyla obscurior isolate alpha-2009 linkage group LG20, Cobs3.1, whole genome shotgun sequence DNA segment atttcgaaATTGTATTTCTGATGAATCTGGCGTCACATAAAATCTTAGTGCGTTTTCTTTTGACTGTTAATGTAAATTCAAAAGTTAGTACagattatacattattttataaatatgataaataagatttttcaTACATTCAATTAATCTTACTTTAATTGCAGTATCAGTTATCATGAGAGTGAACATAGTTTGCATGTCGATAAAAGCTTGTCTTACTTCTCGATAAACAGAGCCTAGGAAACCTAAAGGAACTGAGAGTTGAAATAGCAAAGCGTTTACCATAACTAAGTCACCGACAGTCATAGTGCctagatatataaaaaataaaaaaatgtaggtATTAGTTTTACTAGAAGAGGTTTTCAATTTAACAATAGAAATAATCATAAAACTAGCAACTGTAATTACCATTTATGATATTTTGCACTGCAAGGACCATGATAAGACTTAGTGCGCTACTAAAAATAGCATTTTGTCCGAAGTTTAACATTGCTAAACTCGTGCTGGTCTTGAGAGATGACGTTTCGTATTTCTTTAAAGATTGATCGTATCTTTCTGCTTCGAATTTCTCGTtgttaaaatactaaaatcaaatatatgtacatataatactttcgtaattttcttaataagaattaaaataatattcatattttattaccaaCCTTTACGGTTTCGTAATTGATAAGCGAATCTATTGCTTTGTTGCCCGCTTCATTTTCCGCTCGATTCATACGTATTCTGAATTTGGTACGCCATTGTGTAACACTTAATGTGAATATGGTATAAATACCTACACAACCCAACGCTACGGCCGAGTATTCCGGTCCACACTTTATTCCCAAAATTGTGCTAACTAACGCTAATTCAAATACTGTAGGTACAATGTTAAATACCATGgcgtttaaaacaaaattaataccaCGGCTACCACGATCGATCGTCTGAAAAAaatagcattttttaattagttgtAGTACAcacgtttttaaatattcttgaataaatataatagagTCGGActctattattatatataataaatatattacctTCGATAGAGCACCGGTTTGTCTGCTCAAATGAAAAGCCATATCAAGATTATGTAAATGTACAAAGACGTTTTTCGCTATTTTACGAATAGAGTGCTGTGCGACTTTCGCAAAAACTGCATTCCTAAGTTCGCTAAATCCGGCTGCTCCGGCCCGTGCTACTCCGTCTGCAAAGAGAATTACTttgaattctttaaaatcaCATACATTACGAGAATTCTCttctgtatattaaaataatctgaaataaaatataatatctttaCATCCTATGAGTAGCGAAGTTGCTACGGTTGCAACTGTTGTAGGCGCGGTTGTTAGATCCATTACAGCACCACCGGACGCTGCTTgggtatttaaaatatctattgcATACTTAAAAATGAATGGGACACAAACGTTTAAGACTTTAGCTCCTATAAGCAAACCCACTGCTATTTTTACTCTTTTCCGTATGTCTGGATCATCctacaaaaatttaatgaataaatataacaaataatattttacatattgcCTTTACgtgtcataaaaataataaaatatagctTCTTACTTCTGGCCAAATGTATTTAAGCATGGCCTTTAACATATCCGAGCTAGTGATCGACGATTTATCGTGTAAATCGATGGCATCTCTGTTCAAACTAGAAACGCCAGGGTGGAAacagtttcttttttgctGGCCAGGTTTTGCTCCGGTCAATCCAGTAACAACTGATACAAATTTCACTGGTGGCACAACAGATTTAGATTGtggaacattttttttcttttgggcGCGATCAATCACATTGCCACTGCAACACTAGAAtacaaacgaaataataattaatatataaaatcaaataataaactaatcaCATTATTTTCGTTTCGTATGacagaatatataaaatgattaaagcgTAATAAAtcattagaaattattaaatatatgaaaaaatagaCAATTTAAACTATGaataagtaaaaagaaaattaaagaaataaaattaattattattta contains these protein-coding regions:
- the Abcb7 gene encoding iron-sulfur clusters transporter ABCB7, mitochondrial yields the protein MLGALCGRLLREVPCDKRLWSTMRNTYSSGVGTRLILSNRVHVTGYSPVFSHLGVRCCSGNVIDRAQKKKNVPQSKSVVPPVKFVSVVTGLTGAKPGQQKRNCFHPGVSSLNRDAIDLHDKSSITSSDMLKAMLKYIWPEDDPDIRKRVKIAVGLLIGAKVLNVCVPFIFKYAIDILNTQAASGGAVMDLTTAPTTVATVATSLLIGYGVARAGAAGFSELRNAVFAKVAQHSIRKIAKNVFVHLHNLDMAFHLSRQTGALSKTIDRGSRGINFVLNAMVFNIVPTVFELALVSTILGIKCGPEYSAVALGCVGIYTIFTLSVTQWRTKFRIRMNRAENEAGNKAIDSLINYETVKYFNNEKFEAERYDQSLKKYETSSLKTSTSLAMLNFGQNAIFSSALSLIMVLAVQNIINGTMTVGDLVMVNALLFQLSVPLGFLGSVYREVRQAFIDMQTMFTLMITDTAIKSKENALRFYVTPDSSEIQFRNVNFQYVEGKPIFKNVSFTIPSGKKVAIVGGSGCGKTTIVRLLYRFFEPQNGNIYINDHNIRDVDLDDLRQCISIVPQDTVLFHESIFYNLHYGNLRKSRDEVFEAAKTANLHDSILKWPQGYDTPVGERGLKLSGGEKQRVAIARAILKDSPILIFDEATSSLDSITEHNILDALRKATEKRTSIVIAHRLLTVIDADDILVLDQGNLVERGTHDSLLSVPNSLYSKLWESQYLGMKRLQDQKDKSQTEQLN